The proteins below come from a single Rosa rugosa chromosome 2, drRosRugo1.1, whole genome shotgun sequence genomic window:
- the LOC133730857 gene encoding protein ACCELERATED CELL DEATH 6-like: MYYCSAQNKYTMDPRLYKSAKSGAVCFLRKLLSDNPSLLYKLTPRENTTLHIAAQFGHKNIVAEIYSRSGSLLIQQNLDGDTPLHVAARFGHFSIVNYLVRDIISSVSEVGLGLETLRIRNRGNNTVLHEASRNGHHKVVEFLIKVDPNLASVENDEGESPLYLAARGGMLEIVNQIIRTTPSSAYGGSDGQTALHAAVVERHIGIMEALLAFKQELVKEADRQGRTPLYYAASLGDHRTVQRLLELDTSTAYVLDKDGRSPIHGAARNGHTGVIREIVQHCPDSGELIDPYGQNALHIAISSGQANVVTYILETPELEGLINQSDIDGNTPLHLAAIARKTWILWYLMWDGRVNQRSKNKYGQTAFDNDTSMKKSSITSPMILARADHEEAISAMQTYKKMGQTLLTVTTLITTVTFTAAFTMPGGYNNDAGSSDRGLALLQSSKCLKHFIIFDAVAMTCSISAACLLFWGAVKSRGCYLYYFTSAAALTYIALLSTAGAFTTGIKAVLPHQQYVDIMILGVDVAFHISTFLFLFHLVQMFSIPEACRLLFSHLCIKSKRAKIQKWRRSTYLKFWLAS, from the exons ATGTACTACTGTAGTGCCCAGAACAAATATACCATGGATCCAAGGCTCTACAAATCTGCAAAGTCTGGGGCTGTTTGCTTCCTCAGAAAACTTCTTAGTGATAATCCTAGCCTTCTATATAAACTTACACCTCGAGAAAACACAACCCTCCATATAGCTGCGCAATTCGGACACAAAAATATCGTGGCTGAGATTTATAGCAGATCCGGGTCACTTCTCATACAGCAAAACTTAGATGGAGATACACCCCTACATGTGGCTGCAAGGTTTGGTCACTTCTCTATTGTCAACTATCTGGTTAGAGATATAATTTCATCAGTGTCAGAGGTAGGCCTGGGGCTTGAGACTCTGAGAATTAGAAATAGGGGGAACAACACAGTATTACACGAAGCTTCAAGGAATGGTCACCATAAAGTGGTCGAGTTCTTAATCAAAGTTGATCCTAACTTGGCTTCTGTTGAAAATGATGAGGGTGAGTCTCCATTGTATCTGGCCGCAAGAGGGGGAATGTTAGAGATTGTGAATCAAATTATAAGGACAACTCCGTCATCAGCTTATGGTGGTTCAGATGGCCAAACAGCTTTGCATGCTGCTGTGGTTGAGAGGCATATTG GTATCATGGAAGCTCTGCTAGCATTCAAGCAAGAACTAGTCAAAGAAGCTGATCGACAAGGCCGGACTCCTCTCTACTATGCAGCATCCCTAGGTGACCACAGAACAGTTCAGCGATTACTAGAACTTGATACTTCTACTGCATATGTCTTGGATAAAGATGGTCGTTCACCAATTCATGGTGCAGCTAGGAATGGTCATACTGGTGTGATTAGAGAGATTGTCCAACATTGCCCAGATTCGGGAGAACTTATTGACCCTTATGGACAGAATGCTCTTCATATTGCTATTTCCAGTGGACAAGCTAATGTGGTCACATATATATTAGAAACACCAGAACTAGAAGGGTTGATAAATCAGTCTGATATTGATGGAAACACGCCTTTGCATCTAGCAGCGATTGCAAGAAAAACTTGGATTCTTTGGTACTTGATGTGGGATGGAAGAGTAAATCAAAGATCCAAGAACAAATATGGCCAAACAGCATTTGACAATGATACGTCAATGAAGAAATCTAGTATTACATCTCCCATG ATTTTAGCAAGAGCGGACCACGAAGAAGCAATTTCAGCAATGCAAACTTACAAGAAAATGGGTCAGACCCTTTTAACGGTTACAACACTCATTACAACTGTAACATTTACAGCCGCATTCACAATGCCTGGAGGCTACAACAATGATGCAGGCTCATCAGATCGAGGGCTAGCTCTTCTACAGTCGAGCAAATGTCTAAAACATTTCATAATCTTCGACGCTGTTGCTATGACTTGCTCAATTAGTGCAGCTTGCCTCCTATTTTGGGGAGCTGTTAAAAGCAGGGGGTGCTATCTTTACTATTTCACAAGTGCCGCTGCTCTTACATATATTGCTCTACTATCGACGGCAGGAGCATTCACAACAGGAATTAAAGCTGTGCTGCCCCATCAGCAATACGTGGACATCATGATACTGGGAGTGGATGTTGCTTTTCACATCAGTaccttcttgtttctttttcatttggTTCAAATGTTTTCCATCCCTGAAGCCTGTAGACTCTTGTTTTCTCATCTCTGTATCAAGTCCAAAAGGGCTAAGATACAAAAATGGAGAAGAAGTACATATTTGAAGTTTTGGTTGGCCTCATGA